A section of the Dermacoccus nishinomiyaensis genome encodes:
- the thrS gene encoding threonine--tRNA ligase — MSENITLTVNGEPREVEQGTTGTDLFGGDKAVLVMRIDGELRDLFREIPDGASVEPVTAQDPEGLAVLRHSAAHVLAQAVQQINPSAKLGIGPPVTDGFYYDFDVAEAFTPDDLKKLEKAMQRIVNEGQTFNRRVITDAEGLEELAHEPYKCELIGLKGNAANAAEGAEAEVGGGELTIYDNVRRDGTVAWGDLCRGPHVPSTKVLGNAFKLMRSAAAYWRGSEKNPQLQRIYGTAWPTKDELKAYLERLAEAEKRDHRKLGAELDLFSFPENIGPGLPVFHPKGGIIKREMEDYVRRRHIEEGFSYVGTPHIAKEDLFYTSGHLPYYADGMFPPLDVDGQNYRLKAMNCPMHNEIFRSRGRSYRELPLRFFEFGTVYRDEKSGVLSGLTRVRMITQDDSHSYVTPEQAPGEIKHLLDFILGLLRDFGMNDFYLELSTRDVDGDKQDKFIGTDEQWDIATKVLSDVALESGLELVPDPGGAAFYGPKISVQARDAIGRTWQMSTIQYDFNQPARFGLEYQAADGSRQQPVMVHSAKFGSIERFLGVLVEHYAGAFPAWLAPVQVLAVPVAEEYYDYLQDVAMKLREAGVRVEVDMSDDRFPKKIRNASKSKAPFILIAGEEDRDNGAVSFRFRDGSQKNGVPVADAIAEITRVITERQNTDPTAG, encoded by the coding sequence GTGTCCGAGAACATCACCCTGACCGTCAACGGCGAACCACGCGAGGTCGAGCAGGGCACGACGGGCACGGACCTGTTCGGCGGCGACAAGGCCGTCCTCGTCATGCGCATCGACGGTGAACTGCGCGACCTGTTCCGCGAGATCCCGGACGGCGCGTCCGTCGAGCCCGTCACCGCTCAGGACCCGGAGGGCCTCGCCGTCCTGCGTCACTCCGCGGCCCACGTGCTCGCGCAGGCGGTGCAGCAGATCAACCCGAGCGCGAAGCTCGGCATCGGCCCGCCCGTCACCGACGGTTTCTACTACGACTTCGACGTCGCCGAGGCGTTCACGCCCGACGACCTCAAGAAGCTCGAGAAGGCGATGCAAAGGATCGTCAACGAGGGCCAGACGTTCAACCGCCGCGTCATCACCGACGCCGAGGGCCTCGAAGAACTCGCGCACGAGCCCTACAAGTGCGAGCTCATCGGCCTCAAGGGCAACGCTGCGAATGCGGCCGAGGGCGCGGAGGCCGAGGTCGGTGGCGGTGAGCTGACGATCTACGACAACGTCCGCCGCGACGGCACCGTCGCCTGGGGCGACCTGTGCCGCGGCCCGCACGTGCCGTCGACGAAGGTGCTCGGCAACGCGTTCAAGCTCATGCGTTCGGCCGCCGCGTACTGGCGCGGCAGCGAGAAGAACCCGCAGCTGCAGCGCATCTACGGCACTGCGTGGCCGACGAAGGACGAGCTGAAGGCCTACCTCGAGCGCCTCGCCGAGGCCGAGAAGCGCGACCACCGCAAGCTCGGCGCCGAGCTCGACCTGTTCAGCTTCCCCGAGAACATCGGCCCCGGCCTGCCCGTGTTCCACCCCAAGGGCGGCATCATCAAGCGTGAGATGGAGGACTACGTCCGCCGCCGTCACATCGAGGAGGGCTTCTCCTACGTCGGCACGCCGCACATCGCGAAGGAAGACCTCTTCTACACCTCGGGTCACCTGCCGTACTACGCGGACGGGATGTTCCCGCCCCTCGACGTCGACGGGCAGAACTACCGCCTCAAGGCGATGAACTGCCCGATGCACAACGAGATCTTCCGTTCGCGTGGGCGCTCCTACCGTGAGCTGCCGCTGCGCTTCTTCGAGTTCGGCACGGTGTACCGCGACGAGAAGTCGGGCGTGCTCTCCGGTCTGACGCGCGTGCGCATGATCACCCAGGACGACTCGCACAGCTACGTCACGCCCGAACAGGCGCCGGGAGAGATCAAGCACCTGCTCGACTTCATCCTCGGCCTACTGCGCGACTTCGGCATGAACGACTTCTACCTCGAGCTCTCGACGCGCGACGTCGACGGCGACAAGCAGGACAAGTTCATCGGCACCGACGAACAGTGGGACATCGCGACGAAGGTGCTATCGGACGTCGCGCTCGAGTCCGGCCTCGAGCTCGTGCCGGACCCGGGCGGTGCCGCGTTCTACGGCCCGAAGATCTCCGTGCAGGCGCGCGACGCCATCGGCCGTACCTGGCAGATGTCGACGATCCAGTACGACTTCAACCAGCCCGCTCGTTTCGGCCTCGAGTACCAGGCGGCGGACGGTTCGCGTCAGCAGCCCGTCATGGTCCACTCGGCGAAGTTCGGCTCGATCGAACGCTTCCTCGGCGTGCTCGTCGAGCACTACGCGGGCGCGTTCCCGGCGTGGCTCGCGCCGGTTCAGGTGCTCGCCGTGCCCGTCGCGGAGGAGTACTACGACTACCTGCAGGACGTCGCGATGAAGCTGCGCGAAGCCGGCGTGCGTGTCGAGGTCGACATGAGCGACGACCGCTTCCCGAAGAAGATCCGCAACGCGTCCAAGTCGAAGGCGCCGTTCATCCTGATCGCCGGTGAAGAGGACCGCGACAACGGCGCCGTCTCGTTCCGTTTCCGCGACGGGTCGCAGAAGAACGGCGTGCCGGTGGCCGACGCGATCGCCGAGATCACCCGCGTCATCACCGAACGTCAGAACACCGACCCGACGGCCGGCTGA